A window of Desmospora profundinema genomic DNA:
AAACATATGCACATGCCCGGGTGGAGGAGTGGGAAGAAACCAGCCCGGACCGTGTGGATCCATTCTGTCCCATTTTTGAGCAGTGTGGGGGCTGTCAGCTGCAACACCTGGCTTATCCGGCGCAATTGCGGATGAAAGAGCGCCAGGTGGCCGACAGTTTTTCACGGATCGCGGGAATGGAAGGGGTAAAGGTGTTGCCCGTGATGGGGATGGAACAGCCCTGGCACTATCGGAATAAAGCACAAGTTCCCTTTAGTGGAAGGCGAGGGGAGACGGTGGCGGGGTTTTACGCCGCCGGTACCCATGAAATCGTTCCCTATGAAAGTTGTTTCATTCAACAGGAAACCAATGATCAAACCATTCAGGCCGTGATCGACATCGTCCGGGAGCTGGACATTCCGCCTTATGAGGAGCGGTTACACCGCGGTCTGTTGCGGCATGTGATGGTCCGAACGGGGAAACGGACGAAAGAGGTGATGGTGGTGCTGGTCACCAATGGTCCGCGTCTCCCCCGGAAGCGGGAGCTGCTCACCCGGCTGGAAAAGCGTGTTCCCGGGTTGGCTTCCGTGGTGCAAAATATTCACCCCCGTCGGAGCAATACGGTCCTCGGAAAGGAGAATCGCGTGCTGTGGGGGAAGGGGTGGATCGAAGATGCCATCGGACCGGTCCGCTTCCGTATTTCTCCCCATTCCTTTTTCCAGGTGAACCCGGATCAGACGGTCGTATTATATGAGGAAGTGCGTCGCCGAGCCGCGTTAACCGGAGGGGAAACGGTGGTGGATGCTTATTGCGGCATCGGCACGATCGGCCTCTACCTGGCCCGTGATGCAGGACGGGTGTTGGGCGTGGAATCGGTGGAGCAAGCGGTGGAAGATGCCCGGCTCAATGCGGAACTAAATGGAATTATACACGCTTCTTTTGAAGTAGGGGCGGCTGAAGAGATCATGCCGCGCTGGGCGGATGAAGGAATACGACCGGATGTAATCGTGGTGGATCCGCCGCGGAAAGGGTGTGCCCCGGAACTGTTGGAAGCGGCGGTGCGGATGGAGCCGGAGCGGCTCATCTACGTATCCTGCAACCCGGCCACCCTGGCCCGGGATGCGGCCATCCTGGCGGATCAGGGCTATGTCACGAATGAGGTGCAACCGGTGGACCTCTTTCCCCATACACACCATGTGGAATGTGTAGCCGCATTTACACGGGAGGAGGGATCATCGATTCCGGATGGTTCTTGACTACCAAGTAACGAGGAAAAAAGGAATAGTCAACAAAGCCGAGGGATCAATCCCTCGGCTTTGTTGTTTTTGATCTTTTGCCATCCATTCCGAGAGGGTGGGCAATCCTTGATCCTCAAAAAAGATCGCGTATGCTTCTTACCACCCATAACCGATCATGAGCAAATGGAGCCGGGGTCGGCTGCAGCAGGACGGCTTTCATTCCCAGGTGAAGGGCAGGAGCCACTTCGTTTAAGAAATTGTCTCCGATGGAGACCGCCTCTTCCGGCAGAACGCCGTGTTCTTTCAGCAGGTTTTGAAAGATCGCCGTCGTGCCGGCGGGTTTGCGGGCGTCCGTCACCACTTGATGGAAGACTCCTGACAGATCCAGCTGGGAGAGCAAACGCTGAACGTCATCCTGTTCGCTGTTGGTAACTAACACCAGGGATTTCGATTTTCCTTGCTGTTCCAGCCAGCTCCGGAGTCCGGGAGTGCGCGTAAGGAGGTGTTCGTGAGCCGTCAAATACTCTTTGGTTTTTACATATGCGGGATAGGTGTTCCCCGCTCCGTAATGTTTGGCGACGGCAAAGGGAAGCCACCAACCGTCCCCGATGGCGACGATGTTTTCAAAATCGAGGGTAACCGGTTCGGGATACGTATCCTGAACGCGATTCGGGGTCCAGGGGTTTCCGTCCCAGTCACAGACGGATGCTGCCCGCAGGGTGATCGGATCCAGGGTGAGGACGGCATCCTGCTTCAGGTCATAGGCCTTGCCGATGGAAACGGGATGATCGCCCGCCAGTATTTGTCGATAAGTGCTTTCAAAGGCGGCTTGCCGATCGGAAGGAATCATTTGTTTTAACAGCGAAGCAAAATACTCAAAGTGGTTTGTATCTTCATACAGGGTTCCATCCAGGTCAAAAATTATCAAACGGACATTGAACCATTCGTTTTTCAAAGAATCCCGCCTTTCTCTTCGCAGATAACACTATACTGGATTTCCGATTGTTTGAAAAGATTCTGGATTTCATTGAAGAATTAATATAAACTTAATATGGTTTTAGTCGAAAATCGATATGGGATATGTACACTCGCGTGGGGTTGATTCCTACATTCTCGGAGGGGGTACTATGAAAAAGGTATTATCTGTACTGTTGTCTCTGACCATGGTGGCCGTATTGGCGGCTTGCGGCGGTCAGGGGGCTGATGGCGACGGAGGAAACCCGGATAAGCTGGTCATGGGGTTCGTTCCGTCTCAAGATTCTGATAAAATAGCCGATACGGTTCAGCCGTTGGCGGAGCAATTGTCCGAGGAACTGGGGATCGAAGTGGAAGGCCGGGTGATGACCAACTACTCCGCCTTGGTGGAAGCGATGGGCAGCAATCAGGTGCAGATCGGATTTATTCCGGCATTCGGGTATGTGCTGGCCAATGAGAAACACGGGGTGGAAGTCATTTTAAAATCAGAGCGTCACGGTAGTGATACCTATCGTGCCCAATACGTGGTGCAGGGGGATTCCGGCATCCAATCCCTGAAGGACTTAAAAGGGAAAACGTGGGCGTATGTGGATGCTGCCTCCACCAGCGGCTACCTGTTCCCGGCCGCTCAGATCATGGACGAGTTTGACGTAAAAGATCCGACGACCCAGTTTTTTGGTGAAGTGGTACAGGCCGGTAGTCATGACAACGCTCTGATCACCGTTTACGAAGGGGAGGCCGATGTGGCCACCACCTTTGAAGATGCGCGGACTGGCTTGGAAGAGGATTACCCGGATATCATGGATAAGTTGGAAGTGATTGAATATACGGATGAGATTCCCAATGACACCATCTCTGTCACCAAAAATCTGGATGACGAACTGGTACAAAAAATCCAGCAGGCGTTTCTCCGTTTCAACGACAACGAAGAGATGATTCAAATCATGAATGACGTGTACAACTGGGATGCCATCCGTGAAGCGGCGGATGAGGATTTTGACATCGTCCGCGATACCTTTAAAAAGTTTGAGGACTCCATCGATCTCGACGGCAGCTGATCCATCCAGGGGAAGGATTTCCTCGCTCTCGCGAAAAAGGGGTTCTCCGTTAGGAGACCCTTTTTTCGCGTGATCACCAAAATCAGTCAGGAGTGACGGCCGTGATTCAGTTTAAAGATGTTTCGCTGGTCTATCCCAATGGGACGCAAGGCTTGAAAAACGTCAACCTATCCATCGGCGAAGGGGAATTTATTGTGGTGGTGGGGCTTTCCGGAGCGGGGAAATCCACCTTGATCCGCAGTATCAACCGCTTGGTTACTCCCACCGATGGTCAACTGTGGGTGGATGGAGAGAACATCATCTCCTACAAGGGAAAACAGCTGCGTCGACTCCGAACCAAAGTGGGTATTATTTTTCAAAACTACAACCTGGTGAAACGTTCCTCGGTGATGAGAAATGTGATTTCCGGCCGTCTGGGGCATACCGGCACCATCCGCAGTATTCTGAATCTGTACCCCAAGGAAGATGTCAACCTCGCTTATGAGAGTCTGAAGCGGGTGAATATTGAGGAAAAGGTGTACCAACGGGCGGATCAGCTTTCCGGCGGCCAGCAGCAGCGTGTCAGTATTGCCAGGGTATTGACTCAGCAACCGTCGATCATCTTGGCGGACGAGCCGGTGGCCAGCCTGGACCCGCCGACCTCCCATCAGGTGATGCGTTACCTGAAAAAGATCAACCGTGAGGACAATATTACCACCTTGGTCAATCTGCACTACATCGACATGGCGATGGAGTATGCCGACCGGATTATCGGGATGCGGGCGGGAGAAGTGGTATTCGACGGGCCTACCAGCCAGGTGACGGAAAAAACCTTTGAAGAAATCTATGGTCGTCCGATCCGTGAGGAGGACAAGCGGGGAGGAGAAGTGCAGCATGCCTAAGACCGTTTCCGTCCCCCATGCCGAGCCATTTTCCGGGAGCATCGTTTCCGGCAGGGAAAAAAAGCGAATCACCCTCATTTTCGGGGTGGTGTTTGGCCTCTACTTGTGGACATCCGTTGAAACCGAATCGACGGTTACCGACCTCATCGCCGGATTGCCTCATATTTGGAACATGGTGGGGCAGCTCTTCCCGCCCAACTGGGATTATGTTTCCCAGGTATGGCCCAAGTTGCTGGAGACGATCCAGATGGCGGTGATCGCCACCACCATCGCGGCCATCCTGTGTATCCCATTTTGCCTGCTGGCGGCCCGTAATGTGACCAGCATCCCATGGATCCATCACCCCGCCAAACTCTTTCTCAATGCGCTCCGCACCATCCCTGATCTGATCCTGGCAGTGGTGTTTGTCGGCATCTTCGGGATTGGTGTCTTTTCCGGCATTTTGGCCCTGATCATCTTTTCCTTTGGTATCCTGACCAAGCTCATCAGTGAAACCATCGAGTCGATCGATCCGCAGCCGTTGGAAGCGATCCGGGCATCCGGAGGGAATGCATTTCAGATCATCGCCTATGCGGTCGTTCCTCAGGTGCTGCCCCAGTTTTGCTCCTTTAGTCTGTATGTGTTTGAGATTAATGTGCGGGCGTCTGTCGTCCTCGGTTTTGTGGGAGCGGGGGGGATCGGACTTCTGTTGCAGCAGCAGATTGCGTTCCTGCGCTATCCCAATGTGATGACGTTGATACTCATTATTTTCTTCGTGGTACTGGCGATAGAATATATAAGCGGTAAAATCCGAGAGAGGTTGGTTTGAGCGATGACGAGCATACCCAAACCGAAACGCACCTGGAAACAGATCACGGTCCGTTGGATTATCGCCGTCGCCGTCGCCACCCTCTACCTATGGGTGTTTACCAGCATCGACGTCAAATGGGAGCGGGTATTCAGCGAGCGGACCATCGACAATTTGGACCGTGTCATTCCGCAGATGCTGTCCCCTGATTTCGGCGCTTTCGGAAAAGTGATGGAAAAGATGATGGAAACCTTGTTCATCGCCTACACCGGCACCTTAATGGCATCCATCCTGGCGGTTCCCATCGCTTTTCTGGCAGCGTCCAACATGGTGAAAAACCGGGTGCTGCGCAGTATCGGGAGCGGCATCCTCAGCGGGATCCGGACGTTTCCGGAACTGCTCCTGGCTTTGATTTTCGTTGCCGCCGTCGGTCCCAATCCCTTTGCCGGGGTATTGGCGATTGCGATCAACTCCATCGGGATGCTGGGGAAATTGTACGCGGAAGCGATTGAAGCGATTGAGATGAACGTGGTGGAGGCGATGAGCGCCAATGGTGCCAACAAGACACAGACGTTGTTTTACGGGATTATTCCGCAAATCATCCCGCAATTTTTGTCCTACGCCATCTATCGCTTTGAAATCGATGTCCGCGCCTCCACCATCCTGGGGATCATCGGTGCCGGCGGCATCGGCACGCTGATCACGATCGCCGTCGCCAACCGCAACTGGTCGGAAATCGGCATGATCCTGTTGGTGATCATTGTGGTCGTCGTTCTGATCGACTACTTGAGCGCCGCTATCCGTAAGCGGATTGTGTGATTGACGAAGGCTTTTTCTGAACACGAAGAACCCCGTTATTCTGAGAACGGATGGGGGTTCTGGGATGTATCCGGTCGATCCTTATTACGGGAATTAGAGGGTGTGTAAGGATGTTCCCCTTTCGTTTCCGCCGCAGCATCAAAGTCGCCAACCGGGCTTGGAGTATCGGATGGTTCCGGCCGGCACGCCGATGAAACGGGCGGGACAGCCCTTTGAGTTGGCACCTTCTTATGTCTATCTGGCCTCGGATGATTCCATGTATGTAACCGGAGAAGTGCTTCACGTCAACGATGGGACGATGGTTAGTTCCTGATGCGGGCCGCTCCTTTGTCGGAGCGGCTTTTGGGCTCATTTTTTACCCTCTTCTGATCCATCTTACCCACGTCGGCTGGGTCCAGCAAATCAGCTGGAACACAGCAGTGTAACCCATTGCCAGGGCGATGACGGCAGGTGTGGATAAGTGGATGGCTGTAATTTGGCTGCCCAGCTGGGAGAAATACAATCCTAGGACAAACAGGCTGAGACCTACGGAGAAGGGGTGACGGGCTGTATTTGGCAGCGGTTGCTTCCAAATCCACAGATGGACGGTGTTAACCACTTGGACGGCGGCCAAGGGTAAAAGCGGGAAAAAGAACATGCCCAGAGCCCACCAGAGATAGGCGGCCTCGGCGGTGACAGTGGTATCCATCCAGGACCATGACTGGAGCAGCCACAACAGGGCGGCATGGCCAGCCAGCGGCAACCCGATCATCAGCACAATCGCGCCGATTAGCAATAACCCGATAAAAAACCAAACCATCAGACGGTCCAGCATGGCGGCCTCCTTTCCCAACAAACAAAAAAACTCCCGGCAGGGGGAGTGGTGGCAAGGGACTTTCGAAAATAGGTGTACCGTCCCCTGGAATCAAGCGTTCTTCTCCAGCATCTTGTAATATTTTTCGTATTTGCGATCGATGTCTTCCATCACCTGATCAAAACGGCCGGCTTTCACTTGCTCCAGATACTCCTCCCGGCTGATCAGGCCGGCGCGGTACCGGCGGTGAATTTCCTTGGATCGCTGATGAAAGCTTGGTTTTCCGTTCACCGTTCCCTGCCCCCTTTCGGAACGCGCGTGCTGTAACGGTCCAGATAGACGAGCGAACTGAGCAGCTTGGCAAAGGATGCGAGATGACGGTTATCCATGGGGTGCCAAAACCCGGTTTCCACTTCTGCATAAACGGCCAGCACTCCCACTTTCTCCTCGTTGGCCACCAGTGGACTGGCGATCATGGAACGAGTGGCGGGTGGAATGGGATACAAGGAGGTTTTAGTTAAATCGTCCCAACTACAGGTGCAGGCATGCAGCCAAGTCCGGCCTTCCGGTGAATGTCCCGTGAGCGGAGGACGGTAATCCTCAAAGGATTGCGCCAGTCCCACCCAGGAGACGGGGACCAGGAATCGGCCGGTTTCGTGTGGAACAAACACGGCCACACCGGGATTTTTCACTTTTTCGTTGGCCATGGCAGACTGAATACTGTCTATAGTATAAGGATAATCGATGGAAAAAGAGTTCTCAAGTTCAATGTATGCGTGAGTGAGGGCGCTTGAGACCCCGTCCGCCACGATTTCCATCATGGCGACAAAGTCGGTGTTCCGGTCTGCTTCTGCTTTTTGGTCCTGTTTCAACTCGGACAGAATCTCCTTCAATGTGTCAATCTGTCGATCTTTCTCCCCCATGTATCGGGTGATGGGCTCCATCCCGCTGGCGGTTTCGGTCAACGGAGGACCGTGCAACACCGCCGGGTCAATTCGGAAAGGATCCGTTCCTCTCCTTGAATCATTTCCCGTTTCTCCTGAGCGGTGAAACCAAAAAGGGATCCAATCTCCGCGGATGACACGATAAGCGACGATCAGGAAGAGGACGAAGAGCACAAGGATGGTCGAGACCACCAACCAACGAATCCAGGGAAAGTCCCGTGCCATCCCCGCCGCCACTTCCACCCATGATTCTGACATCCATCCCAATGGCGTGAGGTCCTCCTCTCTCTATATAGCCACATTCCCTTGACGGGAGAATTTCTATCCAAGGACCATCATGGTTATGGATTTAAGTACGATTCATTTAACTTTAATCTATCGTATCCCATAGGAAATATCCACCTTTAAATGAAGAGACGCGATATAAGCCGCCCTGGTATGAGGTTCCGATCAGCCGCCAGAAAACGGAGACATCATTTTCAATGATTTAGAGGAGGGTATAATAAAAAACCCGCCTCCATAACGGGTTTCATCGTGATGCTTTATGGGTGTTAAATAAGGATCATCACCATTCCTAAAGCCAACGCCGATAGGAATACTTGCCAAATTTTCCATTTTAATTTAAATAACAATCCCAGAGTGATCACGGCAATCATGACGCTTCCCCAATCATGAAAAACGTCTAATGATAATCGGATGAGAAAGCTGGCGATTAAACCAACGACAGCAGCGCTCACACCCGCTAGATATCGCTTCAATTTTTTGTTTTCTCTTATTTTATCAAAGTAAGGAGCCCCAATCAGTATGATCGAAAAAGCTGGCAAAAAGATGAAAAAAGTGGCTAAAATGGCTCCCCAAAAACCGGATGCAGCATATCCAACAAAAGCAGCCACCATAATCAAAGGACCGGGTGTCAGTTCGTTAATCGCTAATCCATCAATATACTGTTCCGTGGTTAACCAACCGTAATTATCTACCGCTTCAAATTGTAATAGTGCTAAAACAGTGTAAGCTCCACCAAAGCTAAGCGCTCCGACTTTTAAAAATAATAAGGACAGACTAGTCGTTACCGATGCCGCTCCGATTGAAGTCATTGCCCAGAGCGGCATATCATGGATGCTATATCTTTTATTCTCAAAAGAACGGACGAGGATCATATAAACGAAGCCCATCACTAATAGCAAAAATATGAGGTCCATTCGTGTAATAAAAGTTAATGTCACCATCAATAGGGTGATGAAGATTTTTTTACGCTCCTGTAGAACCCCAAACTTGTGGGCAATTCGGTAAAGGCTGAATAAAACGATCGCAACCATTACCGGTTTTACACCATATAATAAGCTTTGAGCAATTTCAGAGGTCGCAGCGTATTGAAAATAAGCCCAAGCCAAAAGGGTGATTAATATAAAGTTGGGTAACATAAATCCTAATCCGGCCAAAATACCACCTAGAATGCCACGTTGCCGATACCCAACATACATACAAAGTTCGGCAGCTTCGGGTCCCGGTAACATTCCGCAAACTGCAAAGGCATCTTTAAACCGTTCATTATCAATCCATTTTTTCTTTTCAACCGCATCCTCATGAATGACCTGAATTTGAGCAGCCGGACCACCCCAGCCTTGCAATCCAATAAGGGTATAAGTCCAAAAGATCGTCCATAAACCGGGTTTCTCCATAATCCTTCCACTCCCATTTGACCATAATTATTTGAGGAGCTCCTCATCCCTTTTGCTCACGAGGCATGATGGGTGTAAGGTGTAACCCGCGGTTTAAAATCCTCCGTCGATTACGGTCACATTATATATCAACCGTATCCACAGTGAAAAGCGAAAATAACCGGCAAATGCCCTGTTTTCCAATCGAATAACCATCACTTCGAATCATCGATTGGTGTCATTCGGAAGATG
This region includes:
- the chrA gene encoding chromate efflux transporter, with amino-acid sequence MEKPGLWTIFWTYTLIGLQGWGGPAAQIQVIHEDAVEKKKWIDNERFKDAFAVCGMLPGPEAAELCMYVGYRQRGILGGILAGLGFMLPNFILITLLAWAYFQYAATSEIAQSLLYGVKPVMVAIVLFSLYRIAHKFGVLQERKKIFITLLMVTLTFITRMDLIFLLLVMGFVYMILVRSFENKRYSIHDMPLWAMTSIGAASVTTSLSLLFLKVGALSFGGAYTVLALLQFEAVDNYGWLTTEQYIDGLAINELTPGPLIMVAAFVGYAASGFWGAILATFFIFLPAFSIILIGAPYFDKIRENKKLKRYLAGVSAAVVGLIASFLIRLSLDVFHDWGSVMIAVITLGLLFKLKWKIWQVFLSALALGMVMILI
- the rlmD gene encoding 23S rRNA (uracil(1939)-C(5))-methyltransferase RlmD translates to MKQRQPPVDPGDRITIDIDNQSHTGDGVGKVNGFTVFVPSALPGERVRVQVQKVKKTYAHARVEEWEETSPDRVDPFCPIFEQCGGCQLQHLAYPAQLRMKERQVADSFSRIAGMEGVKVLPVMGMEQPWHYRNKAQVPFSGRRGETVAGFYAAGTHEIVPYESCFIQQETNDQTIQAVIDIVRELDIPPYEERLHRGLLRHVMVRTGKRTKEVMVVLVTNGPRLPRKRELLTRLEKRVPGLASVVQNIHPRRSNTVLGKENRVLWGKGWIEDAIGPVRFRISPHSFFQVNPDQTVVLYEEVRRRAALTGGETVVDAYCGIGTIGLYLARDAGRVLGVESVEQAVEDARLNAELNGIIHASFEVGAAEEIMPRWADEGIRPDVIVVDPPRKGCAPELLEAAVRMEPERLIYVSCNPATLARDAAILADQGYVTNEVQPVDLFPHTHHVECVAAFTREEGSSIPDGS
- the phnE gene encoding phosphonate ABC transporter, permease protein PhnE is translated as MTSIPKPKRTWKQITVRWIIAVAVATLYLWVFTSIDVKWERVFSERTIDNLDRVIPQMLSPDFGAFGKVMEKMMETLFIAYTGTLMASILAVPIAFLAASNMVKNRVLRSIGSGILSGIRTFPELLLALIFVAAVGPNPFAGVLAIAINSIGMLGKLYAEAIEAIEMNVVEAMSANGANKTQTLFYGIIPQIIPQFLSYAIYRFEIDVRASTILGIIGAGGIGTLITIAVANRNWSEIGMILLVIIVVVVLIDYLSAAIRKRIV
- the phnE gene encoding phosphonate ABC transporter, permease protein PhnE encodes the protein MPKTVSVPHAEPFSGSIVSGREKKRITLIFGVVFGLYLWTSVETESTVTDLIAGLPHIWNMVGQLFPPNWDYVSQVWPKLLETIQMAVIATTIAAILCIPFCLLAARNVTSIPWIHHPAKLFLNALRTIPDLILAVVFVGIFGIGVFSGILALIIFSFGILTKLISETIESIDPQPLEAIRASGGNAFQIIAYAVVPQVLPQFCSFSLYVFEINVRASVVLGFVGAGGIGLLLQQQIAFLRYPNVMTLILIIFFVVLAIEYISGKIRERLV
- a CDS encoding phosphate/phosphite/phosphonate ABC transporter substrate-binding protein, giving the protein MKKVLSVLLSLTMVAVLAACGGQGADGDGGNPDKLVMGFVPSQDSDKIADTVQPLAEQLSEELGIEVEGRVMTNYSALVEAMGSNQVQIGFIPAFGYVLANEKHGVEVILKSERHGSDTYRAQYVVQGDSGIQSLKDLKGKTWAYVDAASTSGYLFPAAQIMDEFDVKDPTTQFFGEVVQAGSHDNALITVYEGEADVATTFEDARTGLEEDYPDIMDKLEVIEYTDEIPNDTISVTKNLDDELVQKIQQAFLRFNDNEEMIQIMNDVYNWDAIREAADEDFDIVRDTFKKFEDSIDLDGS
- a CDS encoding HAD family hydrolase; translation: MKNEWFNVRLIIFDLDGTLYEDTNHFEYFASLLKQMIPSDRQAAFESTYRQILAGDHPVSIGKAYDLKQDAVLTLDPITLRAASVCDWDGNPWTPNRVQDTYPEPVTLDFENIVAIGDGWWLPFAVAKHYGAGNTYPAYVKTKEYLTAHEHLLTRTPGLRSWLEQQGKSKSLVLVTNSEQDDVQRLLSQLDLSGVFHQVVTDARKPAGTTAIFQNLLKEHGVLPEEAVSIGDNFLNEVAPALHLGMKAVLLQPTPAPFAHDRLWVVRSIRDLF
- the phnC gene encoding phosphonate ABC transporter ATP-binding protein gives rise to the protein MIQFKDVSLVYPNGTQGLKNVNLSIGEGEFIVVVGLSGAGKSTLIRSINRLVTPTDGQLWVDGENIISYKGKQLRRLRTKVGIIFQNYNLVKRSSVMRNVISGRLGHTGTIRSILNLYPKEDVNLAYESLKRVNIEEKVYQRADQLSGGQQQRVSIARVLTQQPSIILADEPVASLDPPTSHQVMRYLKKINREDNITTLVNLHYIDMAMEYADRIIGMRAGEVVFDGPTSQVTEKTFEEIYGRPIREEDKRGGEVQHA